The window TTAGGTTTAACTGCTTGACAGACTTCAATGACCTCAAATCCTATATTTTCTCCTTCACGATCACAATCTGTCCAAATAATTAATGCATTGCATTTTCGTACTTCTCTCTCTATAGTCTTTTTAATCTTGATATAAGTATCATCTACGCACTGTTTTACTACAGGTGCATCAAATAAACTTAACGGATGACAACCCTGCCATTTACGATATGTACCAACAAATTCAAAACCCAACAAATGACCAGACACAGAAGTCATGATCATATCGCAATTCTGATTCCACAAATGTGAATTAAATtcgtaaattttattatatgggGATAATCCTTCTctctataaaatagaaaaatattaagtaacatttgtagataaaaatttttgcattttgatcgtaataatttttaagttaCCCGATTAGAAGTACCCTTGGATAAATAGCCGGCGATATTTTTCGCGGCATCATTTTTTTCCGCAACATTAAGAACTTTCATCACCTTAACAGAACTTTTGAACCTTGCGAGAAATAATTGATAATGTTttgatttatacaaatttattctCGAAATGTTACTtctgtttgtaataaaattaatgtaataaagaaaatacaACATGATTCCGGATTCCTATTTCTAAAAGATTATAAACTGTTTAATACGTCTATAAAATACTGTcataaataaaacgaaaaataaCTGTATTCTTAGCTTACATATTGTAAAATCATATTCGACAAGTACAACAATTCATATCGTTTTACACTTTTTCATAATGTTTTAAACGTAACTTGCAAAAAAGGGTTATAAAACTTCTAATTACCGCTGTTGACATTGTCCGGCAACTTCAGTCGTATTAAACAGTAAATGAAacataataagaaaataattcctaTTGAGCGAAAACTATCAATGACTTAGTAATTAGCAGTGATTATAGCACGTTGTTAATTCAGCTGAAGTCCgagttattaataaatttcatttatattaataaattaataaatgttatagTCGAGGTGCCCAACACAGCCGACTCTTGTGTGCCCAACGAAAATTAGTAACATTTTAATTGTGAATGTTGCAAGTTTGTTGTTACGAGAAGCAATAACTATGGATCTATGTACAAAGAGTGAATTTGTAGCTCGAAAACGAGCACCATGTACTCTATCttagtataaaaatatgaaacaccTCGCACTAGGCAATCTCATGCACCTTGATGGTAATAGCAGATTGCTTCGAACCTCATTCTTGTTAGTCAGTTTGTGGCGCACTCTATGATTCAGGACGGTGATTATGGAACTAAACAAGGAGTTGAAGGATCGAGGGATCGTTTCGAAAAAATAAAGAACTCGATGAATAAATCGCATATCTTGGTATGTATGctcgaaaaattgattttactaCTTTATGTTAACCGAATCGTAGCTCTCAgctcgatatcgttttctaaaaattatcgtctgataaatgtttagaaaacgatatcgattaccgggtcacaccacgtggaggtggctacgatcGTGACCCacctaaaacaaaaaaattctcaaaaagagACAAGATTAAATACCAATCGATAAAATgttgaaacagaaaattaatttcagcaATAATTGAGAAAACAACAAAATGCTTGAACAACGAAATGCTGTAATAGAAAagatgattattaatattagtagattattattagtaataactGAAACGGTAGAATATGGAAACAGAAAGCAATTAACATTTCAACTTCAGAaccatttaataaaagaaaccaGAATACGAATATATGATGTGAGAACATAAGATATGATTTACATATAAAATCAATAAGAAGAgaataatttcctgaaataaaatggTGACCTCCCTAAAATCATAAAACCCTCCAAACAAACAACATAAAACttccaacaataaaatgctgaaatagaaaatataattaacatcataatttcagtaacaattaacaaaataacaattcaacaataaaatgctgaaatagaaaatataattaacatcataatttaagtaacaattaacaaaataataattcaacaataaaatgctgaaatagaaaatataattaacatcataatttcagtaacaattaaaaaataattcaacaataaaatgctgaaatagaaaatataattaatatcataatttcgattacaattgaaatgaaaaatgccgagaacagaaaatataattaccattacaatctcagagataataaataaaatgaaaactcaCTCAGACTGAacctatttaaaataaaaacatgaaacataattgatgtgcaaatcaataagaaaagaataatttatttcaataaagtaataaatgaaaaagaaataggggaaataaaatcgcgagttgaccattcaacgagctgggtattgaactcgtaaaatttcgagttcaatacgtcctggacggtgttattcataccgttcaaggaaaaacacaaaaaatgaaaaaacaaattagcgagcatagtgacagaatgactgtccatccgaagatggagagccattagtagttcccctcttctgggcaaattttgccggggctcttcggcatatagcctcttctttcttcggcaatagcctcacaaaaatcactcgcgaaaattttacgcttgctcagacatttgtaaaaacgtaacacgtaaacgagcaacgatcccttgaatcgctactcgcatacctgcacaatttttgcaaatgtccaagcacaaaacacttttaatttcacttcacttcacttcacttcactgcactttcactttaatacttcatttttgtaatcgggtctagtaccacgactacgacttacaaactaataaggcttggccttgaaaaaatcaagagagaatgctaaattaattaattaatcaactaattaatttgcattttcatttttcctctcgattttttaatttccaaccccagatacaagcttctcacgtattagaggagaatacgaagagaaacatgaaagcttgctctggccctgcctacttataaactaatcTCAATCataccagaagtaaactacctgcctgcctatcgctatatttaaaaaagggcaaaaatcattctcacaaaaattcactccacggttctcatacaaccacccgggtgcaaaaatgcctacacctagggagaacgtcccgggacgcctccgacacccgagttcaattcaactttcacactctagtaaaatcatacctttttgctgaaatcgactgacaaataatagtgaacattacgCTAAAGTactacatttcattttcgtattctattgaattatctaatgtaaaaattcttCAAGTTATTCTTGacaagtattttgtaatgttatagtaagttaagattgttaataatcGATACAAAttccacatcctaaccacacacacacatgtggaacttatatcgtggttcactattcgttcactacttttgtcagtcgccaaaatgtattacacttaaaactaaaccttgtccaccgccctccacccacgcgagtacatctaagtacccgaatgagctttgggcataaaaatgaacaaggccaaaggtattttcacctaccagttttcttcatgtgtgctgaaatgcctaagctaaaatgtatgattagcaaaaactaaagatgatattctcactttattaaaagtaagaatatcggcgaaatgtCACGGCTCCGATATAGTATATGAGCTAGCtcccccagggggttttatttttaataaaagtgacacgactttgcaaatataaagtttgaagagcaaatacagaaaagcaaaattgagcaactatgacataaaacatggtgcactgctaatatcagctggcaacgaagggtctcacgccccctagacttacgccagacgctacataccacccaccccgcctggacgtcgtaacgccaggacaggatgcaccccttcgctaagagcgctacccgcccgtccaacacgttgcatccaacggtgtcagattgacggacgctcatagtatagacaaaaggactacagtttagaatatggtaacatattttcatatgttccgtattctaaagctgcgcctgcaaaggcctagtaatgcatgggtttatctcccatgagatggtgttcacggtcttatgccgcgaaatccttgtaactaatttaattaaataaataataccttggattgagtttaaaaaccaaaaggattcccaccgaatactagtcagtgcattgtcatatttactctcgcgttggaaatttttcgcaacactaattaaaatagaaaatcctgatctaataacatgactagtacataaacatctaacgagctaatatttcactatactgatgaatgatgagtgtgaatgatGGGTGTTTAGGgacgagaaccgtgaacgtgacagaatgaatttaaagtatgaacgaagagctttctacaatgcttgaagagcaaatacggaaaagcaaaatagagcaactatgacgcaaaaacggtgcacttctaatatcagctggcaacggaggttttcgggccccctggacttacgcccgacgctacataccacccaccccgcctaggaaaggatgcaccccttcgctaagagcgctacccgtccgtccaacacgttgcatccaacgtgtcagattgacggacgcccatagtataggcaaaaggactgcagtttatcaaatggaacatatggatgtgcgccacattctaaactgcgccttgaaaggcctagtaatgcatggttttatctcccatgagatggtgttcacggtcttatgccgcggaatccttgtaactaatttgattaactaaataaaacattgagtttcaaaaccaaaaggattcccaccgaatactagtaagtgcatcgtcattgttactctcgcgctggaaatttttcgcaacactaattaaaatagaaaatcctgatctagcaacatgactaaaggggagctttaaattatgcttgaagagcaaatattgaaaagcaaaattaagcaaatatgactcaaacattcgtccactgctaatatcagctggcaacggaggttcttaggccccctggacttacgcccgacgctacataccacccaccccgcctgtttaaggctctaggcccaggcagggtgcaccccttcgctaagagcgctacccacccatcgaacacgttgcatccaacgtgttcgagtggtggacgcccatagtataggcaaaaggactttaagacagcttagcgtatgggatgcaacatacttaaatgttccgtactctatggctgtgcctgaaaaggcctagtaatgcatggttttatctcccatgaggtggtgttcacggtcttatgccgcggaatccttgtaactaattttatcaaataaaaaccaaagggattcccaccgaatactagtcagtgtatagtcatatttactttcgcgccggaaatttttcgcaacactacttaaacttgaaaattctaacagggtaatatttaccctcgcgttaaaaatttttcgcaacactacttaaacttgaaaattctaacggggtaatatgtactctctcgtttaaaatttttcgcaacactacttaaacatgaaaatcctaacggggtaatatttattctcgcgttgaaaatttttcgcaacactacttaaacttgaaaatcttaacggggtaatatttcactacacaagggtatgcaggtggataaatgattatgtggtAGAGTTCAtgaggctgaagtgtgaatgatgagtgtttatggtcgagaaccgtgaacgtgacagaatgaatttgaagtacgaacgaagagctttatacaatgcttgaagagcaaatactgaaatgcaaaatagagcaactatgacgcaaaaacggtgcacttctaatatcagctggcaacggaggttttcgggccccctggacttacgcccgacgctacataccacccaccccgcctagaacagggtgcaccccttcgctaagagcgctacccgcccgtccaacacgttgcatccaacgtgtcagattgacggacgcccctagtataggcaaaaggactgcagtttatcaaatggaacatatggatgtgcgccacattctaaactgcgccttgaaaggcctagtaatgcatgggtatatctcccagagatggtgttcacggtcttatgccgcggaatccttgtaactaatttgattaactaaataaaacattgagtttcaaaaccaaaaggattcccaccgaatactagtaagtgcattgtcatagttactctcgcgctggaaatttttcgcaacactaattaaaatagaaaatcctgatctagcaacatgactaaaggggagctttaaattatgcttgaagagcaaatactgaaaagcaaaattgagcaaatatgactcaaacattcgtccactgctaatatcagctggcaacggaggttcttaggccccctggacttacgcccgacgctacataccacccaccccgcctgtttaaggctctaggcccaggcagggtgcaccccttcgctaagagcgctacccacccatcgaacacgttgcatccaacgtgttcgagtggtggacgcccatagtataggcaaaaggactttaagacagcttagcgtatgggatgcaacatacttaaatgttccgtactctatggctgtgcctgcaaggcctagtaatgcatggttttatctcccatgaggtggtgttcacggtcttatgccgcggaatccttgtaactaattttatcaaataataaccaaaaggattcccaccgaatactagtcagtgtatagtcatatttactctcgcgccggaaatttttcgcaacactacttaaacttgaaaattctaacagggtaatatttaccctcgcgttgaaaatttttcgcaacactacttaaacttgaaaattctaacggggtaatatttactctctcgtttaaaatttttcgcaacactacttaaacatgaaaatcctaacggggtaatatttattctcgcgttgaaaatttttcgcaacactacttaaacttgaaaatcctaacggggaaatatttcactacacaaggctatgagggtggataaatgattatgtgatagagttcgtaaggctgaagtgcgaatgatgagtgtttatggtcgagaaccgtgaacgtgacagaatgaatttcaagttccaaaggggaactttatacaatgcttgaagagcaaataccaacccccctgggggccagcccatatactaaactgatgccaatttcacgagtaaaatcggaaaaacgtttcaatttcaagagcgatttcgttatcaaagtaagtagttataataattaatagtattcatgcttattactttgatattgaaatccgctcatcgcgaaataaattcttgtacatataaaaaagaaagtgtattgtgaagtcggagggtcatccgacttctctacatttttaaactcgaaatctatatatgtaaatatgtacaagaaaaccctatcctgagctaaggcataaaatacacaaaaaagcaatttgcacgattatcattgtataaaatgatacagtgatattcgtgggtcactatgctcgctcaaaaaataaaaattacaaccaattcccgtgtcgctacggaccattcgtcctacgacatgatgggaaccggaggaactttaaagcatgcgactcaccgatcgttgacttgcaccactgaaCTCGCCccgcatcttattgttagattaacccatagctcgtctgttggctcgtcaaagtaACGGTACCTCCACTGTCCAAAacactcatctgaaagcataaaaatcacgattcttgaacgatatatgttttctctcaatttttcaattcaaaaatatgcatgcaaagctatatgggaataactacaccataaaacagggtaaaacacatgcaactACATTTCAAAACAcatgaagatcaaaaccatagaacaccataaaatatttgcaaaattatagtaaagaacatagggtaccactccataaaatccactaataaatccgtataagtATGCCAAAACAGATAGGGTACTACTctataaaacccactaataaatccgtataaatatgccaaaacacatagggtactactccataaaacccacaaATAAATCCGTAAAAATATGCCGAAACACAtaggaaaccacaccataaaacacagtaaaacacatgcaggtacatggggtaccacaccataCAACACgctaatgcacttgtataaaaatgtcaaatcACATGGatgaccacaccataaaacgcactaatatatccgtataaatattccaaaacacatgggaaacaccataggaaacaccataggcacactcGGTAACACATGTAGTAACACACTattaaatccatgcacgaatatctatggtatcaacccgtaccggtatatgtttgacagatCGATCCGTATCCTTcagcggtcgcgataagactgactagattTGCCCCCTCTCTAGGTCGCGCTTCGTCGAGCTGTTGATAATGGGGTACCGGCGCGcccaatcaagcatgacgttccgcttcaccggtccCGCGGCCAGTtacatttaactatttctatcggatatttgttaatatttgtttaattattattttatatttttcaattgtttattaatcaaattattgttatatctatttaaattgtttatttctttacattttctcgtgggtatattgcaaaagttTGTTTGATTAttccattaaaatttatttaataactatttttaattttacaattatttattaatcaaattattgttatatctatttaaattgtttatttctttaattttcgcgtgggtatattgcaaaattgcgtttgattattctattaaaatttatttaattactatttttaattttacaattatttattaatcaaattattgttatatctatttaaattgtttatttctttaattttcgcgtgggtatattgcaaaattgcgtttgattattctattaaaatttatttaattactatttttaattttacaattgtttgttaattaaattattgttaaatctattgaaatgtattatttttattacctttACCGGGGGATATCTTCtaataaatatcaaaatatcaaatgatatcttgtttaaattaatttgttaccTTTTTCTTCGATCTTGTGTTCATTCTgactcatttaaaaaaaataaaatcaaggtAATCAAAATGGTATCTTTTTAGTTGTCACTATCGATCTATACATGCCCCTGTGGAGTGTGATAAAACAGGCACGGCTGTCATACCGGCTGTGCTCTCTACAGGCATACTTAACTTTCTCTCGGGGTTCCTTGGGACCCTAAAAATCTTGACCCCTCAATAAcgaaggcatgtccagtcttggtGACCCTGTAGTCACTGCAAAAAGGAAAGAGCTAGAAGTAGCAGTAGACATTTTCAGAATTTTGCACAATAACTTTAAGTTTCATGCGTCTTTGTCAAGGCATGCGTAAGTTGATACCATAATGCTCCAAATAATACACGTAGTTCATGGAGTGATTTTACAATTTGTGAAGAAGATGCTGGATGTATTCAATATCCGTTATTCGACGATGTTTTCAACATAGTcccttattttttttctctttctcgacAATAATCATTAAAATTCAACGTGGCTTTCGtcatttcttatatttaattcaCAGTCGGATcgtaaaaatttcatcaaactttTGTTGATCTTAATTAAATCATTCAAATTTCCATGTAATAACGTACCATTTAACCAACTTCACGATTTCGTTAAGTTCGGTTACTTTGTAAacatatatttcaaatattataatacattgTCTTATTGTTCTTGTTTCAGTGAGATTGTTACTTTAATCAGTTATTTCAAAAGAAGCCAAACATGACGGAGGACATGTTAGGTGCAGATATCTGCAGGGTCTGTCGCTCTGAAGGCCTTGCAGATAGACCTCTTTTCCATCCTTGTATATGCACAGGCAGTATTAAATGGATACATCAAGAATGTTTAATACAATGGATGCGTTATTCGCGCAAAGAATATTGTGAACTTTGCGGATACCGGTTTTCATTCACGCCAATTTATAGCCCAGACATGCCACGGCGTGTGCCACTGAAAGATGTTATCGGAGGATTAATTTCTAGCATTGTAAGAGCAGTAAAATATTGGTTGCATTATACTTTAGTTGCAATTGCTTGGCTCGGGGTTGTTCCATTGACTGCTTGCAGAACTTACAGAGCTTTGTTCAGTGGACCTCTGGATCTAGTTAGGGTAATTGTCCTCTATAAGAAGATCGAGCGTCAAGATATCCTATATTTAACAATTGTATTTCCGTTTACAGATAATGTCATTACCAATGGACATACTGTCTACAGAAAATATATCCTCAGACGTGTTTCACGGTTGTTTCGTAGTCACCTGCACCCTGTTCGCGTTTATCGGTATAGTATGGTTACGAGAACAAATTTTACATGCCGGAGGTCCTGACTGGCTCGAAAGGGACAACGTACAATTGCCGCCCGTCGATAACCCACCGCCTCGCGTAGAAGTTCCTGCGCAACAACATCAAGAGCAAAGAGCTCTTCAACAACAGGAGATTCAAGACAATAACAATGTCCCACCGTTCGTTGACGAGCCACCGATCTTGCCAGATCATTCGAACAATGATAATTTAAGAAACGTAGAAGGACACAGAGCGGAGGAAATCGACGTGTCCGATAATCAAAGAATAGCCGATGCCGAAGGAATTGGTGGCAATGGTGAACAGCAAATGGCCGCCAGAAGCGGCGTACAACAAGCAGAGCAACCTCCTAGAGATATGGAGGCCCAAGATGTCGAACAACCAGTACCACCTAGAGAAGAGTTGCCTGCAGAAGCTGAACAAGCGAATGCGGGTGGCGGTGAAGGATGGAGAGATCAAGTGCAAGGTCAGGCACAAGGAGAAGCCGAAGAAGCAAACTGGATTCCACTGGAGTGGGATAGACCGGCTGAGGAATTAACTTGGGAACGTCTTTTAGGCTTAGACGgatctcttctttttctcgaaCACGTATTTTGGGTTGTTTCGCTGAATACCCTCTTCATCATGGTATTTACTTCAATATTTTACTACAAAATATGAAGTAGTTAATTTCGTATTGCTGTAGTGCAAAAtgtatatttcttctttatttttcaggtGTTCGCTTTCTGCCCCTATCATATTGGCAGTTTCGCTATAACGGGTCTGGGATTACAAGAGTACGCGGCTGCATCGCACTTCGAAGGATTAGTTACTACACTGTGTGGTTATTGCGTTATTGGAGTCTGTTTGGTAGTTCTTCACACATTAGCTGCTCTTTTAGGTTTCCAACGCTCTCAGCGTATATTGGGTTTATGTTATGTCATAGTAAAAGTTTCTCTTTTGAGTGTCGTCGAGATAGGTGTACTTCCTTTGGTTTGTGGCTGGTGGTTGGACATTTGTTCGTTAGCAATGTTCGACGCCACTCTTAGAGACAGGGAATCTTCTTTCAGACTGGCTCCTGGTACATCAATGTTTATACATTGGCTGGTAGGAATGATTTACATATATTACGTTGCTTCGTTTATTCTGCTTTTACGAGAAGTGCTGCGGCCAGGAGTGCTATGGTTTCTGAGAAACTTAAACGATCCCGATTTCTCTCCTATCCAAGAAATGATACATCTTCCAATTTTAAGACACGTAAGAAGACTCGTCACATCCGCGGTTATATTTGGAACAGCTATTTTATTAATGCTATGGCTACCGGTGAAACTTTTAAGATGGGCTTGGCCAGGATTTTTACCATACACAGTGACTGTCCAAAGCGAGGCTCAGGTAacaaattatgataattatattttcttaaca of the Osmia lignaria lignaria isolate PbOS001 chromosome 7, iyOsmLign1, whole genome shotgun sequence genome contains:
- the MARCH6 gene encoding membrane-associated ring finger (C3HC4) 6, with protein sequence MTEDMLGADICRVCRSEGLADRPLFHPCICTGSIKWIHQECLIQWMRYSRKEYCELCGYRFSFTPIYSPDMPRRVPLKDVIGGLISSIVRAVKYWLHYTLVAIAWLGVVPLTACRTYRALFSGPLDLVRIMSLPMDILSTENISSDVFHGCFVVTCTLFAFIGIVWLREQILHAGGPDWLERDNVQLPPVDNPPPRVEVPAQQHQEQRALQQQEIQDNNNVPPFVDEPPILPDHSNNDNLRNVEGHRAEEIDVSDNQRIADAEGIGGNGEQQMAARSGVQQAEQPPRDMEAQDVEQPVPPREELPAEAEQANAGGGEGWRDQVQGQAQGEAEEANWIPLEWDRPAEELTWERLLGLDGSLLFLEHVFWVVSLNTLFIMVFAFCPYHIGSFAITGLGLQEYAAASHFEGLVTTLCGYCVIGVCLVVLHTLAALLGFQRSQRILGLCYVIVKVSLLSVVEIGVLPLVCGWWLDICSLAMFDATLRDRESSFRLAPGTSMFIHWLVGMIYIYYVASFILLLREVLRPGVLWFLRNLNDPDFSPIQEMIHLPILRHVRRLVTSAVIFGTAILLMLWLPVKLLRWAWPGFLPYTVTVQSEAQVSELSLELLLLQVILPALLEQSHTRTWLKALIRGWCRVVAWILDLQSYLLRDQTEDPDPAVIEEPQHPDLGAAHLALSQREAPKGFQPYVRPRWFPARLVGLLFCVCISLVVASLIAMILPVWLGRRVMALWMVGAPAPSPPVLPPTLSGSETSEATVALSGRVHEVYTVACGTYVCWAAARGLALAFFWLPRGRRAVLDRVKHWAIIGVKASVAFFLLIGLIPLLFGLLLELVVVVPLRVPLEQNPILFIWQDWALGVLYTKIATAITMMGPDWRIRLAIERAYNDGIREIDLKFIVMELAAPVICCFGLALAVPYAVAYGIIPLLITNLQTQILIARHLYPFLLLVSLVCIVIYFQIRQFKKLYEHIKNDKYLVGKRLVNYEHRNKSQSQQQPQGSS